In bacterium, the DNA window TTATCAAGTAGTCTACAGAACTCTCGAGCAACCGTAGTAATCTCAAAAAAAGTTGATAAGCGGGCGACAGTACGTAATCGTAATCGACGTCGTGTTATTGAGATAGTGCGTGAGTTATTGCCCCAACTCCAGGGTCACTTTGATATACTGATATATATCAACGCAGACCTTAAGGATGTAGGTTCGGCTGATC includes these proteins:
- the rnpA gene encoding ribonuclease P protein component, whose translation is MLARASRLRRNRDIVRVLKRGRILRTSHLKLYALSSSLQNSRATVVISKKVDKRATVRNRNRRRVIEIVRELLPQLQGHFDILIYINADLKDVGSADLRREVGEGLKKQGVLL